Sequence from the Crassostrea angulata isolate pt1a10 chromosome 9, ASM2561291v2, whole genome shotgun sequence genome:
TGTAATCGATGGAGTAGTATAttggattattttttaaaacagtcaGAAAAAGTTTGACATTTGCCACGCCGCCTGGCAAAACTTgtgttactaattattcattttttcttgaaataaatgaagcacaggtttgaatttttcagtactgtttgccaaagggtcattaaagaaaacttaaaagtctaatgaaattgcagcAAACAGGCTTAATGAGTTGATATGTGTTTTGTCTACGGCATTTTGGAACAACCCTCATATTTCACATAGATTTGCAAAATCAGTCTCATCATCCAATAATGGTAAACAAGTGCTTACAAAACCACTTATTATAAAAAAAGCATAATCAAAGTCaagaaatgtaaaataaacGAGTTTGATTATAAGTATAACCTATATCATCTCAGCTGCACAGGAAATTCGGGTTGACGGACCGTATCATCTTAAATATTGTTAGTACTGACAaagctctttaaaaaaaagaccaaACAAGTTGTAACAGATCTGTTGCCAATTTATTACAATAAACCAACGTGACTTTGTTAGTGATATGTTTGTATTGTAACAATAcgtgtaaatatataaacataacaTCGTCAATCTTTAAGGAATGTTTCATGACTTGACATAACAGTCCCACTGCCAAAGATAACaatttgcatgtacatgtatttactgtaGCAACTAAACCCAGCATAAATCAGGTCACGTTATCTTTGTGAACAAGTGTACTTAGTCTatctaataataaaacaacCTCTCAATAGTACACTTCATTCTGCCAATCAAAGAACTGATAACAGATAATGTGCAAAGTTTTCATAATACACATAATCTAGATAACTGTCACCATCGTCTAAAACGGTTCAAATTGACCAGGACCCAAACAGTCTTAGAACAAATCAACTGGCTCTCTAAACTACGTGGCGCTGAACCGGTTCTCAATACAATATCTAAACATGACTGTAGACAATGCTGTTGTAAAACGAACCATAAGGTGTGTTtgtgtataataaaaatatcattccGGTGCAATGTTTCAATGGTATGATTCAAATTCTGATGCATACTCtttaaacaaaatcatattattataataaatagacatcataaagatacaaattcatattatgataagaatatcaaaacattatttaaatatgAGAGTAATATAAGAAATGTGGTTTGTGTTTTGCGTGTATAAAATAAAGTGAGATCAAATGCATAAAGTACATTcgtatatttgttaaaaatctaaattgagACATCAAAAgaatcaaatatcattttttaaaatatatgacattaacaatacagtaaaataTAATCATACAGTCCTTAAATCACTATCAACTCAAGGTGaatcagtttatttttttaagtgtttaagtcagaacaaaatatcaataataaacaaataaaacaatagaCTTTTCACTAGTCTAAGAAAAATTCAAGATTATCAGCAAAATGTTTtgcaagagaaaaaaatataccacATTCAAAAAAGGGTTTATTTATATctgtattaataaatatataataattattaaagttgaaaataaataaaaaacatgaaGGCAAGACATAAAACATGGTTCTTTATATATGTGTAATACTGTAAGTCATTCTTGTGGAAACGTTGCAATGTGCACCACAAATTGTTAATGCATTATGTATACTGAGTAactatgtatattaattttgcaCTTCAATAATTCAAACATCTTAAGTTTTACCTTAGTACCAATGTCTTTtgggtttgtttgttttcatttattcttACTGTGATTTTCCTTGGCCCAATTGAGTTTGAGTGTTGTTGTTATATTGTGCATTACTATAATTCTGAATCATTATGAATTGTATGTTtaggtgtacatgtatacattataaGTGTATGATTAAGTTCTAGATTACTAGTCAAACAAACATTTTCtagaaacagattttttaaaactaatttacagtggtaattttttttaagaggtGTTTTAAATTTTAGCTTATCTTGGTGATATGCACCAAACTGTCATAATTGAGGTTATGTTGTCAATTAAAAATTATGCTTCTAAATACTTGTATAGCAACacatttcatataaattttaccaaagtaaaacagttaaaaatatatgccatacctaatctaaaaaaaattacaagaatTGTCATtgtctaaaaataaaacactgctaaaatgaatataatgcatgcagaagaaaaaaaaatttaaaagtcacAACAAAATGGTAGCACTGCTCATCCATGTATTCAAAATTCGTAACAAGCAGAAACATTTGTTTTGCAAGTCTGCTAAATATATGGTAACAaccttgttaaaaaaaaacttcatacaTTAACATAATATCTAAACAGCTTAAGATTTCGATCCAATCTTTTATTCCCCTAGTCATAGTACCAAGtaataaacagttttttttttatttcccaaTCAAACtcattagaaccattttaacaagagcttggactaaGGTAAGAGAGTGGGGGCTTATTTTCAAAACTGTGTAATTTTCAAGGTTTTAGCTAgggtatatttgtatatattttatattttgttatctgcaatatttttttgttttggaaaatgaaaaacatttttcaaattgtcattttgataacacaaaacaaaacaatttacaaCTACAATGcagttcttaaaaaaaaaaaatattcctcactgtatggatttttttcttcaagtttTTAAACTGCATTCCATGGAAAAAGAACAaagtttcaaaatataaaacaaagtttTGACAACAATCATGACGGAAAGAtaattaaacaacaaattaaaatatcaaacgaAATAGATCAACTTTTGACAACCTTGTACTAATGCTTTTCTTTTGGTGCAATCAATCTTTAAAAGCTTTGATATCTCAAAAAAATATAACCTGCAGGGTGTAATAACTATAATTGTACCCTGAAGTATTGTTTTGATTCAGATAAAGCTCCAAGAAGAACACAGAGTTAATTGAACACAGTcatttactgtggtttcattaatattcaagggcatcaattttaataaataaaatgaaaatcacagttttaaGGATACATAAATTTGCAGATGATACATAAATTTGCAGCTTATGACCCTAttaatataaattgataatagaacttgcatttcaatgaacattaaatttcgtggatcaacttaacaaagAAATACTCGAAAATTGGTGTTCAACGAAttttgatgaaaccacagtataagGCAAAGATGCACAAATATCAGAAGTTTGGGTACGGGGTTTATAGGTAAGAGTACctattttttgaagaaaaaaaacaggtACTAAACAACAACATAAAGACACTTTAAGTGAATTCCAATTTGATCTCATGTcgcaaaaatcacaaaataaattaacacaCTATCATAAACTGTTAAAAATTTTCAGCATCTACAgttttctacaaaaatatattttgtatacttGTGCCAAAAAATGAGCATTTTATTGATATGGATTTGTTAGGTCAACTCATGTTGActttgcatttagtttttactTTGTTCCCTTTCTGTTCACCCAAAGAATGCCTCAATACTGCACATTGACTGGATGTTGGAGAGCATCACTCTATAGGTTCACACACAATTTTCATCTGTGCTGGTGCACATGAGTAATCATGCCTCTAcagttttatacaaaatatttatctgtGTTGGTGCGGATAATGAGTCCTTGAGTAAACATGCCTCTACGGGttcatacaaaatttttatCTGTGTCGGTGCAGATAATGAGTCCTTAAGTAAACATGCCTCTACAAAATCATACAAAATTTTCATCTGTGTTGGTGCAGATGAGGAACGAGTCCATGAGTTTGGGCTGGATCAGCTGTTGGTTGTCGATCCCACTCAGGTCCTCGAGCTTGTTCAAGGAGTTGATCTTTCTTAATGCAGCCTGgttcaaatgattaaaatcaaagcCATTAATTTCTTCAAAACCAAGTACAATAAGGTTCAAAATGGCTAGCACTGCTGCTCAAGAAAGAAAGGTTGCACATGttcatgtaataaaatttatgaatttctATATGGTAcaagtactgtaaattcctaattaaacgcgaggaaatAATATCCGCATAAAATCGCAAGAAGCCCGTCTCACGAATTTttaaatctcgcttttaattttttgacacgtgtaaacaacatgaaagtaagataaaatttcggcattcgcTATTTTATgctctcgcgatttgatggtaaatcgttgaatcgcagaattaagtactcgcataaaataaggaatctacagtatatcaTATCATAAGGTAATGATAATCatcattgttatactttcatgttaaatactgaaatctgattggttaagacgcagttaataatattttctattaccctcagtgttagcaacacacttagcaacgggtaacattaaaaaatgttaaatgcgcgaaaattatgcgcatacggttcgctgtagaatttacgttattcctatataaaagcagtaaaattttcatattttcataaaaattaagacattcagtataacaaaataaatagtgcctgtttgggaggataacagttgaaattgacacccctcgaaaaccattgtcaacctccgcttcgcgtcggttgacaacggttttcttggggtgtcaatttcaactgttaccctcccaaacaggcactatttttaTAGTGAcacatgaacaaaaatgaatacaaaTTGAGGACTTACCAGACAGGCTACTAACACAGCGTCACTGTTACTCCTCTCTCTCTTGTCACGACACAACTGTATCAACCGGGGTACACCTTAAAGTAATTTGAAGGTTTGTGTATGTGTATTCAGCTTAATTgtacaaatcatttattatttcaAGAAGCTGACCATGGTGGTCAAAAAATTAACCAAGAAAGAAACtttccataatttttttaaattctttgcaacacataatttttgttcaatttttgtacaataaacatttaatacCCCAGTTCTACAGCAGCTTGAAAAggatcaaaattttaatgtttattatgAAAATTCCTATACCTTCAGATTTCACAATGGTTGCGGCATTACTCTCGTCGCGACACATCCTGGTCAGAGCGATGGCAGCTTTCTGTTGGACTCGCTCGCACGCTGCAATCTCTGACGGCGTCTTGTAATCCAGAGGACTCTCATTCAGCAGCTCTAGACAGATGTCTATACCACCACAGTCCACCACATCGTGGCGACAGCTGTCTGCGGCTACCATGTTGGCTAAAATGGTTGCCACCTAGGATGCacaattattttaacaatttctttCAATATACAAATGCAGCCACCTTGATAGCTAGAATGGTTGCTAAATACATGTAGGATGTTAAGTTATTGTTGtcatttcatataaattaagCTACCATGTTAACTAAAATAGTTGCGAACAAGGATGTagagttatcttttcttggGCAAAGAGATTGAGTGTCTGCAGCAGACAGCGGTTTTAATGGAATAAGAACGCTTTTTACCGagtttattaggaatatttCAGTGTGAATGTGTGTTTTGACAACATAATTTTGCAACATTGTGTGGGAGGATTTGCGTAACTTTTGtcaagtaagttgttttttgacattgttttctaatcgtgtcctactttcgattcttcccttgtgtaatatttatatatatgtcatagattGTAGAGCAGATACGATGCACCTGTGGTTCGAtcactttaaaatttttaaaaaatatcaacacaTTGCTATGAGAAGACATTTCCTTCTtctataaatcattttatgaaatcTATTCATACTCTCACATTAAAAGTCTGGCAAAAATTATAATGTCACACTGAGGTTTAAACCTATCctaattttcttgcatgtagATAACAGTTTCTTTTAAAGTCTTTGAAATAAATGTCACAAAAATAATTATGCTTTTAGAAATGCAATTAGTTTGAGTATATTTCTCGTAAGGCATCTGAACAaatgtttgagaaaaaaaaatcatgaatgatGTTAATGTCTCATTTAATACAGTAGAAGCACATCTTTTTGTTACTAGGTTaaaattttgtagtttttaaacCATATACAAtttcgttggcatttaatttcgtcatatcaTAATCCCTAAAACGTATTGCGTATCAACTCTGTAATAATTAatactttggttaaaaattcgtcaAAGATTTAATTTCGTCAATAATACtgccaatgaaaataaaagaaattaaatcctcaacaaatatttctgcttctacagtattacCATAAGTTTGCTGATAATGTCTATCTTGTACAGATGGAATTTGGCTGACAAAATTTCAAATGTACATACTCCagataaaattttcaatttttggggGGGAAAGGGGGGAGAGGGGTTCCTGAGAATGAAAGGACACAAATTACCTGGTCCTTAGAAAAGAGAGATTTGGCAATGTTGGAATGACAGGAAGAGCAGAGGATTCTGGGAGCCTGAATCTTCTGCAGGATTTCACAGGTTGTGCTATCCATGAATGTCATGTTAGCAATGGCAGCAGACGACAACAGGAAAATCTCCTCTGTCTTTGTGGAGTTGCAGAGCCCTGAAATTCATTGAAACGGAGATGAAGAGTACGGGATACAACTGGAATAACAGCACTGGAATCGCCAACAACAGGTGTGGATGGAGGGACCTTGTTGCGGCCTTATGTGCAGGAATGCATAAAGAGGGTGAATGAATGAgttaatgaatgaatgaatgaatgaatgaatgaatgaaatgaatgaatgaatgaatgaatgagttaatgaatgaatgaatgaatgaatgaatgaatgaatgaatgaaaatatatagcagaaaattacaaaaatttctAATCTGATTTCATGTTATTCATCCGttgaaattatcaaaaatgaatattgctatcttaaacaaaacacagtGTTTTCAAAAGGTAAGAAATTCAAAGTAACCAAATTCCATTAAAAAGTTTCAAATCCATAAAGTTAGGCTGATAAAATTAGTCTTTGGTTTCATAGGACAAAAAACTTTTAAGAAATTATATGACAAGAAGGTatctaatttcaattttttcctagattttaaaataacttaaCCTGCTTTTTTctgctaaaattaaaatttaagtgATTCCCCTCTTTAAAATATCCATAAAATGATTCAAGATGGCAGCATTTGATACAATTAACCATCTCTGAAAAAGCTACTGTGGAATTTTttattcgtgggggtcaatgttcgtgggttGCCatgaacattggtcccccacaaacaatgatgattcaCAGTAgttaatcattttttgtttttttgttatttttgtttgttttttgtttgttttgtttttgttttttttaatttatttttttttttgggggggggggggggggggggggggcaatgaTTTACAGTACCAAGTAGATGGATCAGAAGATCTTCCATGTTGTCAATCAACCCTGACATCTGGTGGACATTCTCCAGGCAAGGGGAGGTAACCTGAGCAATGACCCCAGCCACTTCACCCCGCACTGACTCCCTGACCTCGGGGTCAGACAAAAGGTCAAGCAGGCTCCAAATTCCTCCTTCCTGTGAGCATAAAAAGTGGTTAATCAAAATTAACTGTTTTGATGTGTCTTACACAACATgcatatcaaatacatgtaacatacttTCTGTCTGTAATAAATTACACACACTGTGTAACTTTTATGACTACAGGCGCAAATTTTTGCCTTTATATACCAAAATAAGTAccgtacatttatttttttgcaaatttattcTCTCTTTAAATACTCATGTAAAGTAGTCAGAACAGTTTTAAGCTCAACTGTCAAACAcagtacatatgaataaaaattcccagcttttatgaatataaattcTTCATAGCTATTAAACACATTCAAGATCTAagataacttgttaccttttcCATTTCGAATATGCTCTCTGTGACACAGCTGATGGTGGCGAGCGCTCTCAGGGACTGAGCGTGGCAGAATCTCAGGTTCTCGGTCCTACAGATGTCTAGCAGGGCTCGCACTCCACCCTCCTACAGTTAAATAAGACAGCCATTGATCAGCGAATAGTGATAAAATCTTCCCCAATTGAGAGAAACTGGCTGATGTAACTATTGTTTGCAAATAGTGGTAGTATCATTTCCCAGAAATTGaagtacagtcaaacttcgttatctcaaactagatgggactgtttaaaaacttcaagatatctggatattcgagatatcgagggtaaattacttaaaaaataaatggttttgacttacaaatcactttaacatatccattgtattcaatatatcagtgtttgagatatcgaGGTTCAACTGTATATCTTGTTCCCTATTAGGTAATCATTTAATGGTGGAGTTTTAAATTAAAGTGAAAGTACAGTTACAGTACACACCCCACCCTCCCTTTAGATCTGGGCACTCATAAGATATTCATCTTAAAAATGAAAGTACAGAGTCTCTAATTATACAATGATCGATGGCACAGTTACACTTTTCCCAAGGATTTTCAAGGTAAAAGTGAAAAGAACAGATACATTCAAAGTGAGAGTGAAATTACACTCTTCCCTGATGATCTTGGATGTAAAAGGGAAAGAAAAATTTCACTCTTCCCTAAGTTATAATAACACACTCCCCTAAGGACttcattgtaaaaatgaaagcaCAGTTGCTGTTTCTAACTTTTGACCTGTTAAGAGTTGTCTCCCTTTTGCTATATAGTAATAATTATACTATACCCTGGCTATGATGTAACACATGTGTTCTCCTTCTAGACCTAAGGAAACCACTGAGCCAATAGCTTGAGACAGCACCATTGGGTCATTAGCCTCATCCAAAATGTCTACTATTTTctacaaaatcataaaaaaatatgatgaagtTGTCAAAATATGATGATCATAATAAACATAAGAGCCAAAATTGCAATACTGAAA
This genomic interval carries:
- the LOC128163741 gene encoding protein inscuteable homolog; amino-acid sequence: MLRHKKTKASGVTHWLRKRREDPVQQWLMDIRWSTEMECMNVLQGKSIVQSVEKSAFHTSHIKGAIDVVRNESNDISGEFSVLFKLVEDEEWETVQTFTIQLTCHVRGLIHNCSRDIPHPNQFILEQQEVVMGECAKLAQQVESAFVNSASHPSKIPVINQLTFLGQAFSRFVDLSLGYLVQKIVDILDEANDPMVLSQAIGSVVSLGLEGEHMCYIIAREGGVRALLDICRTENLRFCHAQSLRALATISCVTESIFEMEKEGGIWSLLDLLSDPEVRESVRGEVAGVIAQVTSPCLENVHQMSGLIDNMEDLLIHLLGLCNSTKTEEIFLLSSAAIANMTFMDSTTCEILQKIQAPRILCSSCHSNIAKSLFSKDQVATILANMVAADSCRHDVVDCGGIDICLELLNESPLDYKTPSEIAACERVQQKAAIALTRMCRDESNAATIVKSEGVPRLIQLCRDKRERSNSDAVLVACLAALRKINSLNKLEDLSGIDNQQLIQPKLMDSFLICTNTDENFV